The genomic segment CTGGCCGTATTCTTCAACAGGAACAAATCCTGGCAAATCCCGAATGTCAGATTCACAATCAGAATGAGTGATCCCAATATATGAAGCGGCAACGGGTTTTGTTCCGTAATGGACGGTGGAACTAAGAACCTTGGTGATCTTTCCGGCTCTCTGCTTTTTAAGTGCGCGAGTAGCCAGACGCTGCATCCCTTTAGTAATTGGCTTGACGACAGCGTTTCGAGCAGTTCCACCGGAATAAATTACATTTGTTCCGCCTCTGAGGATTCCTTCCAAAACCATATCAAGAGTAACTCCAGCCTGTTCACCGAGAATATCCATGGACTCACTAAGGACTGGATCCTCGTGAGTATCTTCGATTACATCAGTGAGTTCGATATAATCACCGTACTGTTTCAAAACAGCGGTAACGTCTGTCTTGCTCAGCTTTTTACCGGCAGGGGTAACACCTTCAACAATCGGAGTAAGAGCTGGAGCAAGCGCATTATATTTACGCCATTTAATGGTCTGCCCTTTGTTCTGAGGCATTTTAAGAGACTGCCCGAACATACCGAAAATATTAAAATGTGAAGCCCTTTCCAAAAATCCAGGTACTGCAAAACCAGCAGTTCTGGGGCTGATATCTCCATATTCAGTTAAAGCCATTTTGATCTCCTACTTATCAGCTGCATCATCAAAACCAGCACCGAAATCATTAGAATCCGGCTTTGATGGCGGCGAGCCTTTACGTTTACCGGGAACGGCAATAACGGCTGCGGCTTTATTCCGATCAACCTTATCCACCTTTCCGGAAGTTGCTTTTTTATACTTGGTCAACAGTTCGGACACTTCTGAAGCACTGCCGGATTTTGTTACTTTAAAAGCCAGTTGTGCTTCTTTGTAAGGAAGAGTTTCAATCCAACTGGTAACGTTACTAGTGAACTTCCCGAGTTCCTCTTTCTTTGCAGGATCAGCGACAAGTTCCATATAATCAGGATGAGCCTTGCCTACTTTCGCAAAGTGATTCTTGCGTTCATCCTGCTCATGGCTGCGAGTAACGGCATCAATCCTTGCTGAAACTTCCTGCGACTGCCAAATAGACTCCAGCATAGGAACAGCTGCTTCAGCTCCGAATTCATGCAGGTTCGCTCTAATTCGTTTTCCCTGATCGGAATCCTCCAAAAGGATCTTTTCATAATCAGGATTAACCCGCAGGATATCCTTCACATCATCAGCTATATCTTCATCAGGATCGACCAGAGCTAGTGTTTGCGGATCTTCGCCACCAGCAGTTCCCGTTTGATCATTGAAGTAGCGGTCAAGAACATCGCGCCCTTCAGCCAGAGAATCACCTTCGGAAGTTTCATCGCCTGTGTCCGCAGAATCCTGCACACTGCCGGATTCATCCTCTTCGGATAAGCTCTGGTCTGAAGCGGACGTATCATCGTCGTCCATTTCTTCTGACTGGGCATCACCGTCATGCCCATCATCAAGGTCGTTTTCAGAATCATCATTCAAAGATTCAGAAGCAGATTCAGCTTCCGTGAAACCTTGCTCAAATTCTTCCGACTCTGTTGTTTCGTCCTGTTCAACTACTTCATCCTTTGCGTGTAGATCTTCGCTTCCCATCACTTCCTCCTACGAATATGCGTCTTGACTCTTTCCAGTTTCCGGAACCGGAGTCAGATCATCTAAAATTTCCTGCAACCCTTGAATTTTGCCCTGAGTCTGCGGAACCTTGTCCACAGCAGCCGTTACAAGGGAGTCCTTTTCCTCTAAAATTTTCAGCTCTAAAAATTGTTTAATCAGCCGGATAGATTTACCGGTCCCAAGCTCATTCAGCTCAGCAAGAACTTCACGGCTATCCATCTTCACTCTCCGATCCCTCTTTAAAGCCATCTTCAAAACTTCCATCCGAACCGATACCCATCTTCACGAGCTGCAATTCAATCCTTTTTCCTTTGCCATCCGGTTGAGCACTTATCCCGCACACATAAGCTTCGGCTTGAAGCTTGATAGTTGAGCCGACCTTGATGTCCTTGACCTTCAGCCCAAGCTTGGTGACAGATTCGTCTTCAAGATGAATCCTCAGCCCATATGGAAAATCGTCTTCGGAAACAGCAACCGGTTTCGAATCCGGTTTTTCTTTGGTCGGCTTACGCCGCAAATCCACTAGCTTCATTCTGCCCTCCCTGTTCGGGCATCACCTGCCCAACTTGTTGCTGAAGCGTTTGAAGCAATCCCTGCGGAACATCCATGCCTTGCTTCTGCATCTCTTCAACAAGCGCACCTATGTTTGCTCTGGCTGATTGCATGGCATTTTCCTTTTCCCAGCTTTCTCGTTCCTTAGTGTTTCTGAGAATGCCTTCGGGCAATTCAAGATTGCTGAAAATTTCTTTGATAAGACGCTCATCATCCACCCAGCCCTCGAATCTGGGATTGTCGGTGATGGCTAGAATGGACTGCATCCTTTCAAGCTGAACCTCTTTGGCCATGAGCACCGAGGAGCCTGTAGCAATGATTTCAAAGTCGCCCTTGATATCCCTGCGTTCATTGAACTGCATGTTCCAGAAATACATTTTGCGGAAAAACGGACGGGTGATGTTTTCATCAAATGATTTGACCAGATCCTTTAAAATCTGGTGCGCTGCTCCGATAAGCATGGAAAGGCCACGCGCAGTTTTGCCGGCTCCGCTCATCTGGGAACCGTCACCGGACATAAAACGGGGAACAGACATATCATCAACCATGTCGTTGAAAACACGCACAAGACCAAGCAGCTCATTCGTATAAGAAGGCATTGACCAGAAATGGACCGCGTTACGGGCATCTTCGATGGATTTGAAAGGCCAGACTTTGAAAGCATGAATGTCGCGGAAGTCTTCGCCCTGCATGAAGGCAGAAGCATTAACCGCAGCTTGAGGACCGCAGGAAACAGCAGCATTATCAATCAACATCCGCATGGATGAATTGAGAGCTTTCTGAGGGTGGCGTAGCAAAGTAGGCAATCCGTCACCCCATATAGAATCTTCGTCTTCTACAAAGTAATCGAACTGGTAAGGAATAGTTGCGCCTTCAAGCGGATTAATGACCGCTTTGATAACTTTGTCGCCAATCATCCAGATATTGGCTGGGAAAATTTCTGCAAGATCCTCTTCGGGAATTTCGACTCCCGCACTCTGCAACTGTTCACCGCTGAGAGTTCCCCAGAATTCATACACACGGTAACGGTTCTCGATCTTGCGGCCGGATCCAGTTTTATCGTTTCTGATACGGTATGAAGATTTTGCATCCAGATCGCCATCGGGATTATCGCGAAGATACTGGCTTATGACCTTAGCTTTAAAGCCTGGGTAATCATTTAAATCGCGCACTTCCTGACGATTATAGACGTGATCCTGAATCACATATTCACAGCTCAGAGCATCCGTAGCATTTGGATCAGGGTAGATATTCCAGACTGAAACAGCTTCATAAAACGGGCGCAGCTCTTTTACCTGCGACTTCTCAAGCGTCCACGTCCCATCCTCATCGATAATGTACCCATCTCTGAATTCTTCACGGACAAGCGGCCCTTTTAGGATTCCGGTTCCATATTTAAGCTTCTGATTGATTACGCTCTTACAAACCGAAAGGTATGACTGACGATCGCCACTACCAACCAGCTGGTCAGCAATCTCATTACTCATTGCATCGGAGGATGCTTTTGCCTGCTTCTCAACAAAGGATTCAATGTCATCATCTGAAAGTTCCTGACCATTCTGCAAAGCCTGATTACGATAGTTCTCAATAACCGTTGGATGAAGTTCCGGATTTGGTGAAGGCTTAAGTCCCCAGTTGCGTTCACCGGAAGAAGGAAAAAGCAAATCCATAAGCTGCGAACGAACCGTTGTCATTTTGACTCTGGTAGCCGGAACAAACATTTTGCTACGCTTGATTTTCTCCATCTCTTTCGGACTGTACTCGCCCTTTTCCTGCAAGTAATCCAAGGCCCAAACCGCTTCTTTATCCTTTCTAGCGGCTTCGGCCTTGGTAAACAGACCTTTAAGGAACGTTCCTAAACTCTGGCTCATGCCGCAGCCTTAGCCTTGTTCGAAGGTCTGGAAGAGAACCACCAACCCACAGCAGAACTGGACATGAAAACGGTATTCATGACGATGTAACGAACCATCTCATTTGCTGTATCGCTGCTAACCAGCACATTGGATTCGGCCAAGTAGCCTGTGAAATGTTGATATGTAGACCATGTTATCCAGCATAGAAATACGGTCATAGTTGGGCGCGTGATGCCCCGCACAAAGTCCGCAACAACCAGCAGAAAATCTGCCCAAGTCTTCTCTTTGCCCCGAGAATAGGTTGCGCTGTCATGCAGCAAGGATTGCTGGTAATTCTGGCCGTCGATTATGGTTTCAGTCATGGCCCGTTCTTCACGCGCTTGCTGAACAGCGACTTCGCCTTCAACACGCATGACTTCAATCTGCTTATCCGCCATCACCATTTCTTGCTTGTGCTGAAGCTCAATTGTTTTGCGCTTCTGCCATTCAGTGATCCAACCGGAAATACCGCCAAAAATGTTTTGAGCGATGGTCGCTATGCCGCCGGTTCCGATACCCAGCAAGGATGAACCGATAATATCAAACAGTCCTGCATCAGCCATGACTAAGCCTCCCGAAT from the Maridesulfovibrio frigidus DSM 17176 genome contains:
- a CDS encoding N4-gp56 family major capsid protein, producing the protein MALTEYGDISPRTAGFAVPGFLERASHFNIFGMFGQSLKMPQNKGQTIKWRKYNALAPALTPIVEGVTPAGKKLSKTDVTAVLKQYGDYIELTDVIEDTHEDPVLSESMDILGEQAGVTLDMVLEGILRGGTNVIYSGGTARNAVVKPITKGMQRLATRALKKQRAGKITKVLSSTVHYGTKPVAASYIGITHSDCESDIRDLPGFVPVEEYGQLTPYENEIGKVEDTRYVVSTSIEPIVDAGGLKGASGSDMLSESGTNADVYPIYIIGTNAYGDVALKGKDSIVPKVVNPKTPSKSDKLGQRGHVGWITYYTGAILNDAWMIRLEVAVTETPSDS
- the gp10 gene encoding capsid staple protein, giving the protein MKLVDLRRKPTKEKPDSKPVAVSEDDFPYGLRIHLEDESVTKLGLKVKDIKVGSTIKLQAEAYVCGISAQPDGKGKRIELQLVKMGIGSDGSFEDGFKEGSESEDG
- a CDS encoding portal protein — translated: MSQSLGTFLKGLFTKAEAARKDKEAVWALDYLQEKGEYSPKEMEKIKRSKMFVPATRVKMTTVRSQLMDLLFPSSGERNWGLKPSPNPELHPTVIENYRNQALQNGQELSDDDIESFVEKQAKASSDAMSNEIADQLVGSGDRQSYLSVCKSVINQKLKYGTGILKGPLVREEFRDGYIIDEDGTWTLEKSQVKELRPFYEAVSVWNIYPDPNATDALSCEYVIQDHVYNRQEVRDLNDYPGFKAKVISQYLRDNPDGDLDAKSSYRIRNDKTGSGRKIENRYRVYEFWGTLSGEQLQSAGVEIPEEDLAEIFPANIWMIGDKVIKAVINPLEGATIPYQFDYFVEDEDSIWGDGLPTLLRHPQKALNSSMRMLIDNAAVSCGPQAAVNASAFMQGEDFRDIHAFKVWPFKSIEDARNAVHFWSMPSYTNELLGLVRVFNDMVDDMSVPRFMSGDGSQMSGAGKTARGLSMLIGAAHQILKDLVKSFDENITRPFFRKMYFWNMQFNERRDIKGDFEIIATGSSVLMAKEVQLERMQSILAITDNPRFEGWVDDERLIKEIFSNLELPEGILRNTKERESWEKENAMQSARANIGALVEEMQKQGMDVPQGLLQTLQQQVGQVMPEQGGQNEASGFAA